The region CTGTGACTGAAGTCAACATTATATAAGATATTTGGTTTACATGTGTCTTGTGGAAGCATTTAAGTTAATATCCGGACCACATGGACAAGACTGAGTGTCAAATATTTGGAGCTTGGTTTGGGTAGACAGTAGTCGTGTGTAAACGTCAAGAAGATTCATAGCTACCCTGCTAACCAGAGTGGACGAAGGGAAGATAAGCTAAGGCATTTTCGAGTCAACCTGCCTGGTTAACGTTAACTACTTGTACGTGTTATCTGTCTACggcagttagctagctaagttactcGCCAGAATCATCGAAATACTAACTACAATCCGCAACATTACCAGGTATGTGTGTGATCCTCTTCGGGTAGCCTAGCTAGCTACTAGCAAAAATGTTCTATCGACTATTAGCTCATTAATAACGTCAATTATTGGCTGTTAGGAAGTACTTCTCTTTCGTTTAAGGGTGTGGCGTAAACATATTTGATATAATGCATCTCAATCACTTCGCGTGAAGAAGggggaaggagttcccacaagtCGTTTGGCGATCCGTTACTTTACTCAGAGCAACGATTACATCCGTAACACAACGACGTGTTTGCTGTACCTTTGCCGACCACTGTTTACATTTCAGTCATCATAGGCTGGTAAAGATGGCCCTACGATTTATTTTCTTTAACGTTAATATATAATCGTTACGAATCATTTCTGGTAAGCACCCCCAACTAGGAAGATTAATCAGGCGGTATATACCAATTAAttttgtattacagcctgattaaTCAGACTATTTGACAGGCGTTGATAAATCTCCAGTACCACCGTAAACTAACGTTGTAGCTAAATGTATCAGGATGTCTATAACCAGGCCTTTTGGATAGTCTCTAAAACAAACCCTAGCTGATGTGTAACGTTATGGGGTCCCCTAGAATCGGAATTGCTTTTATAGATGTGTTGGCTGACTAGTCATGAAAAAGATTTGTGCGCTTCCATGGGGTAGAACTTTGCCTGttctgattctggatggccagattgctTGCAAGAAAGACAAGTGAGTGCTAGGGGTGGTGCTGTGGGATAATTTAAAATACCCCCCTAGGAGAGAAAGTCAGTTTTGTCAGTGTGGAGAGCCTCcttgacacagagaagagcagtttCGGTTGAGTCAAcagtcttgaagcctgactggttagggtcaagaagatcgttctgagagagatagcaAGAGAGGTTTGTCAGAGACGGCATGCGTTTTTGGAAATAAAATAAAGATGTGATACCGGTCTGTAGTTTTTGACATCAGAGGGGTGGAGTGTTGGTTTCTGGAGGAGTGCCTCGGGCTATTTTGAAGTAAGAGGGGGCATAGTCATTGGTCAGCGATGGGGAATGGGAGAACGTCTCCAGACATGGTCTGGAAGAGTGGATGAGGTCAAGCTGGCAGGTTGTCGGGCGGCCGGACGTCACTAGTCGCGGGGGGAGAAAGAGTTCAAGGCGTAAGGTAGTTCTGTGTGAGcaggaccagtggactcaataggctgagtgaatgaggagtggctttcgcCAACCTTCTTTTCAAAGTAGTTGACAAAGTTGTCTGCAAAGGGAttagggaggggatggaggattaagaaaggaggagaaggtggaaaataGTTTTCTAGGGTTCGAGGCAAAAGCTTGGcatttagagtgatagaaagtggctttagcagcagttacagaggaagagaaggttcctccattttctctcagctccttgcagccctgttctgtaagcttgCAATGAGTCAATCAGCCACGGAGCAGGAGTGGCGGGGACAGTGCAAGTCATAGGATGAGGATAGTAGGGTCGAAAAGGTGAAATCGGGGAACAGGggggagaaggatttagcagaagagagagatggtaggatagaagaggagagtgggagcAAAGATTGTGGTGGCGCATGACAACCTGAGTGGCTAGGAAGGAGATAGAAAAGGAAACAATTTAGTGATCTGAGACCTGAAGGGGGGTTGCCGTGACGTTAGTAGCCGAACAGAATCTAGTAGAGATGAGGTTAAGCGTATTGCCTGCTTTGAGTGGGAAGGGACTGGGAATGGGTGAGGTCAAAAGAGGCAAGGAGGAGAAATAAAAAGATGAAAAGAAATGAGTCGAAGGCAGACGTCAGGAGGTTGAAGTCGCCCAGTACGAAGAGCGGTAAGCCATTGTCAGGAAATGAGCTCAAGCTCGTTAAGGAACTCTCTCTAAGGGCACACAGTGGGTgatagatgacaacaatgttaagcttgagtggagAAAATAGAAAATCTCAGCTTAGGAGGAATGAGCAGCCCTGTGCCACCACCGCAATGACCAGATGCACGCGGACTATGAGAGAGAACTAGCCAGATGAAGcgagagcagctggagtagcagtaTTCTCTAGGGTGTTCCATGTCTCCATCAGGACCAAAAAGTctagggactgaagggcagcataggctAAGATGAACTCTGCGTTCTTGACCACAGATAGGCAGTTCCAAACGCTGCCGGAGACAAGGAATTCCACATGGGTATTGCGCGcagggtacactaaattagaagggttgcagccaaggggtggggagcatctgtaaagcctacagggagaggagcaaactgggatagaaaacacacacatagttgCCAAAGCTACAATGGAGCAAAATGGGATCTGAAAGTAACTAGGTAAGATATTCAAGTGAGGGAGTGGTGTGgagccttcctctctttctcctataACTCAGCAGAACTGTCTTCGTTTCGGCGACGGTCTTAGTTTTGACGACGAGACAGCCTCTGTCACTGATTACCTAAACCACAACAGTCACAAATTGCCCTGCCCCTTTaattagaggtcaaccgattatgatttttcaacaccgataccgattactgGAGGCCAACAAAAAGCcactaccgattaatcggcctttattaataaaaataaaagtttttgtaataatgacaattacaacaatattgaatgaacacttattttaaattAATATAATACGTCAATAAAACGTCTTCatacagttcgcaacgagccaggcggcccaaactgctgcatataccctgactctgttgcaagagaacacctagttaaaagaaattcatgttagcaggcaatattaactaaatatgcaggtttaaaaatatatgcttgtgtattgattttaagaaaggcattaatgtttatggttaggtacacattggagcaacaacagtcctttttcgcgaatgcgcaccgcaacgattatatgcaacgcaggacacgctagataaactattaatatcatcaaccatgtgtagttaactagtgatttatgattgattgattgttttttataagataagtttaatgctagctagcatcttaccatggcttcttactgcattcgcgtaacaggcaggctcctcgtggagtgcaatgagaggcaggtggttagagcgtgggactagttaactgtaaggttgcaagattgaatccctgagctgacaaggtaaaaatctgtcgttctgcccctgaacaaggcagttaacacaccgttcctaggccgtcattgaaaataagaatgtgttcttaattaactgacttgcctagttaaataaaggtgttaaaaaaaaacacaaaaaacggccaaaatcggtgtccaaaaatacagatttccgattgttatggaaacttgaaatcggccctaattaatcggtcgccCTTTACCCATAATCCTATTTGATGTGTCAACGATCAACAGACAGTTCTGTGCAttagttcacacaccaagtaggctactgggaagacaggcagcacTTCAAGTAGATGGCCCTAGCTAGCAAAAATATAGTACTAGACAACAACAGATGAAGTCAAAAAATTATACTTATCACTCCTGGAGAAAGCAgaagtcctctagctatagaatgaaGCATTCTATAGCAATGGACCGAATTTAGGATTGACACTTTGAGGCAGACAGAATAAATGTTTATCAGTGCTATAGCTGTCGAATGATCTCAGGGCCAAGGGAGGCCATGCATGCAGAAGGGAATCGATAGTGTATGTAAAAAACCAGCTCTGTGTTAAGGGCAGGCCTAAGAGGAGTTCATGTGCATTTCCCACTTGCCCATATGTCTAAACACAGTAATGATATTTTCTAGCTTTTTCTCTCGCTCGATTCCCGAAGCACTAACACATTTTTAGCCTCAATGTGTTTAGATAAGACTATATCTGATAAGGAGTTTCTGTTTAAGCTGAGGTGAAGTCTGGTTATAGGCTTTAACGTATGTGGCTCAGTCTGTTGGTCTGTTTGTGGGAGGCATGCATCAGTGGTCGAGACTGCCGTGAGTCGCAgctgtgtgtcggtgtgtgtctgAGCATATTTTTCAAAATGGCTGTCAATAACTGCGGGGGCTGGAAATGAGACAATTAACCTAACCACACGTACAGACCGCACACACATACCTTAAACCCTCTTTCATTTGTCCTCAGTCTTGGTGAGATCAAGCTAATGTAGGCTATTGAATGTGCCATGTCAATAATACCCTATTAGTAATAGTGAATGGTAATGTCTCCTCTCATTCCCCTTCCCCCAGTAGTGTTTGAGGATGAACCACCTGTCCCTGAGTGAGCTGTGCTGCCTGTTCTGCTGCCCTCCATGCCCCAGCAAGATCACCTCCAAGCTGGCCTTCCTGCCCCCGGAGCCCACCTACACCCTCATGTGTGATGAGAGCGGGAGCCGCTGGACCCTGCACCTGTCTGAGCGCGCAGACTGGCAATACTCAGCGCGTGAGAAGGACGCCATCGAGTGCTTCATGACGCGCACTTCACGCGGCAACCGCATCGCGTGCATGTTTGTGCGCTGCTCACCCAACGCCCGCTTCACACTCCTCTTCTCACACGGCAACGCGGTGGACCTGGGCCAGATGAGCAGCTTCTACATCGGCCTGGGCTCACGCATCAACTGCAACGTCTTCTCCTACGACTACTCGGGCTACGGGGCCAGCTCTGGGAAACCCTCCGAGAAGAACTTGTACGCTGATGTGGACGCCGCCTGGCATGCACTCAGGACACGGTGAGTAAGGGGACGAGGGAGGAGGGCAGATGTGATAGTGGAGGAGTGAGATTGCAAGTAAGTGGCTGTTTGTGACGTTGATGTGTCCTACCAAGAGTTGCTGACTATCGTTCCACCCAAGCTCGCACCATGACTTAAACATCCTTGGTTGGAAAGCGAAGTGGAGAAAGCATTTATTTTTCGTTACATTAAATGATGTTTGAAAATGTGTAGGCTAGGGGCTTTCTCCTCAACCTTCTACCCGGCCGCCCCCAAGGCAATGGTTTTCTGTTCATCAgatcctctccccacccctctggccatcccatccatccatctatcaatGAATCGATCCCCACATAACCTCTAGTTCTccaacactcctctctctccctctgatctcGCTTCTCTCCTCCATTTGTCCTCTATGACTTCCCCCTCTCCTGTTTTATTTTCTCTTGCTAGCTTTTACTGGCAGCTCTGCTCTAGGTCCCAGGTGGGGTtccagacacacatagacagacacacatagacagacacacatagacagacacacatagacagacacacatagacagacacacatagacagacacacacagacagacacacacagacacacacagacagacacacacagacagacacacacagacacacacagacagacacacacagacagacagacacacacagacagacagacagacagacacacaacagacagacagacagacagacagacagacagacagacagacagacacacacagacagacaggcagagcaaGTGAGTTTCCCTCTATGGATTCTACCCTTCCCCTCTGTCCTGTCCTTCATTCTCAGCTGAGTCTTTTATGTGTGTGTCCGAGCGTATGTGAGATGTTTAGGCTACGTATTGTTTATGCACAGTTTTGGGGATAAAAGTGAATCCAGACTTATTTCCTGCATCATGACAACAAATCAAAGGGACAAACAAATGAGTCAGAGAAAGGATGGAACATTCAAATACACAAACAGGAAGAGGATAACTAAATTGCCCACTGTGATGACATTGACTAGAATAAGTGTTTCTCCATACAGTAGGCCCCTTTGCCCCCATGGGACAGGTCTGAGAGTAAAGTTAAACAGGAAACCATTTCCATACAGGGACTAGccgacatacagacagacatactgtagctgGGGCTGAGAAACATGTATGCCTGCTACCATCTGTGTGGTTCTCCTGCAAATCTCATATCCATTTGACTGTAGCCATTCTCTTCTGTTGCTGATCTCCCCCCTACACatattacctgtgtgtgtgttgtaccatttTCCTCGTCTTAGCCTACTTGTTccttctgcacacacacacacaagaaacaaCCACAGTCctgtggaaacacacacacactgtcacccgTGACTGTTTCAGAAAATCAGATTTAAAATGTAATTTCGTCAAAGCACAACAGAATCAGGCTTGATCTAATTATCCCACGATAGAGGATGCATGTTGTGGGATGGGGGTGGGGTTAGAGAGAAATGGgggtggggttagagagagatggggtggggttagagagagatggggtggggttagagagagatgg is a window of Oncorhynchus kisutch isolate 150728-3 linkage group LG3, Okis_V2, whole genome shotgun sequence DNA encoding:
- the LOC109876887 gene encoding alpha/beta hydrolase domain-containing protein 17B, encoding MNHLSLSELCCLFCCPPCPSKITSKLAFLPPEPTYTLMCDESGSRWTLHLSERADWQYSAREKDAIECFMTRTSRGNRIACMFVRCSPNARFTLLFSHGNAVDLGQMSSFYIGLGSRINCNVFSYDYSGYGASSGKPSEKNLYADVDAAWHALRTRYGIRPETVIVYGQSIGTVPSVDLAARYESAAVVLHSPLTSGMRVAFPDTKKTYCFDAFPNIDKISKVTSPVLVIHGTEDEVIDFSHGLALYERCQRPVEPLWVEGAGHNDVELYGQYLERLKQFVAHELVNLST